The Caulobacter sp. 73W region CACGAGCGCCCGCGTGGTCAAGGACGGGATCATCGCCCGCTCCCCCCAGATCGCCTCCAAGGAAGACGCCGACGCCCTGCGCGGCCTGAAGCTTCACGTTCTGCGCTCGGACCTGCCCGAGCCGGAGGAGGACGAGTTCTATCTTACCGACCTGGTCGGTCTGGCCGCCGTCACGCCGCAGGGCGAGACCTTGGGCCGCATCAAGGCCGTGCAGGACTTCGGCGCCGGCGATCTGCTCGAGATCACGCCCGCCGCCGGGGGGCAGACCTGGTTTCTGGCCTTCACCCGCGAGAACGCCCCGGTCGTCGACATCGCCGGCGGCAAGGTCGTGGTCATCCGCCCCGACGAGGTGGGCGAGAGCGAGCCGACCAACCAGGACTAGCCGGGTTTACGGACCCGCATCAGGCATTCCTGAGCGACAGAGGCGACCAGGGTTCCGTCCTTGGCGTACATCTGGCCGCGCACCAGCCCACGCCCTTGCGAGGCGGACGGGCTGTCCTGCGAGAACAGCACCCATTCGTTGAAGTCGAACGGCCGGTGGAACCACATGGCGTGGTCCAGGCTGGCCGCCTGCAGGCCGGGGGTGCTCCAGATCAGGGCGTGCGGCCGCATGGCCGTCTCCATGAAGGCCATGTCCGAGGCGTAGGCCAGGGCCGCGTGCTGCATGCGGATGTCGTCGCCGATCGGCGCCTTGGCCCGCATCCAGACGTCCTTCAGCGGCGACATCTTCTGCGGGTCGAGAAGGGACTGAGGGTCGGGCCAGCGCACGTCGATGGGGCGCGGCTTCTCGAACTGACGGATCAGGCCGCGCGGAGCCTTGTCGCCGAGGGTCAGCAGGCGGTCCAGCTCGGTCGGCACGGTCAGGGGCTCGGGCGCCTCCGGCATGTCGAACTGGTGCTCGTAGCCGTCCTCGATCGACTGGAACGAGGCGGCGAGATTGAAGATCTGCTCGCCGTTCTGGATGGCGGTCACCCGGCGGGTGGTGAAGCTGCCGCCGTCGCGGGCGAAGTCGACCTCGTAGACCACCGGGATCTTCACGTCGCCGGGACGGATGAAATAGGCGTGCAGCGAGTGGCAGATGCGCTCGGGCACCGTCTCGTAGGCGGCCAGCAGGGCCTGGGCGATGACGAGGCCGCCGAAGATGCGCGGGAAGCCGTCGTCGGGGGACACGCCCCGAAACAAATTCTTCTCGATGCGTTCGAGCTTGAGGACGGCGGCGAGGTCTTCGGTGGTCTCCATGCCGTTTCGCTTAGGAGCATCGGCGGGGCGCGGCAACCTTGACTTTGCGGGGCCTATGGCCGCATCGCCGTCCCGGAACAAGGATACGGGTGCGCCCATGACGCTCTTCTCCGGCCTCAGCGCCTTTCCCATCACGCCCGCCGACGCGGACGGCCGCGTGGATGTCGCGGGCGTGCAGAAGGTGGTCGGCCGCCTGGTCGAGGCCAAGGTCGATTCCATCGGCCTGCTGGGCAGCACGGGGACCTACGCCTACCTGACGCGGGACGAGCGCCGCCGCGCGGTGGAAGCCGCCGTGGAGCGGGTGCAGGGCGAAGTTCCCCTGATGGTCGGCATCGGCGCCACCTCGACCGCCGAGGTGATCCGACTGGGCCAGGACGCGGCCAAGGCCGGGGCGGACGCCGTGCTGCTGGCGCCGGTGTCGTACCTGCCCCTGTCGGACGAGGAGGTCGCCCAGCACTACGCGGCCGTGGCGGCGGCGGTGGGCCTGCCCCTGTGCATCTACAACAACCCCACGGTGACCCGCTTCACCTTCAGCCCCGAACTGATCGGACGGCTGAGCCAGGTCGAGGGGATCGCGGCGGTGAAGACCTCCGGCGCCGATACGCCGCAGGAGGCCCAGGCCCTGATCGCCGGCCTGCGAGCCCAGGTCGCGCCGGGCTTCTCCATCGGCTGCGCCGCCGACTGGATGGTGACCGAGGCGATGATCGCCGGGGCGCAGGCCTGGTACAGCGTGCTGGGCGGGCTGTTCCCCGCCCCGATCCAGACCATCGTGCGGGCCGTCCGCGCCGGGGACGCCGACGCCGCCCGGGGCGAGAACGCGCGGCTGAAGCCCCTATGGGACCTGTTCAAGGAACTGAGCAGCTTCCGCATCGTCTATGCGGCCAACAACCTGCTGGGCCTGACCGACGCCCAGCCGCCCCGCCCGATCCTGGGCCTGTCGGAGACCGATCGCCGCAGGGTGGCGCAGGTCATCGACGACCTGCAGCTGGCCTGACCCGCACGGACATTTGGTGTAAAGGCCCGCCCATGCCGTTCACCGCCACCGTCCTGACCATGTTTCCCGAGGCCTTTCCGGGCCCGCTCGGCGTTTCGCTGATCGGGACGGCGTGGCGCGAGCAGGACCTTTGGCGCTTGGAAACGCTGGACATTCGGGGCTTTTCCGCAGATAAGCGCGGCTTCCTCGACGACACCCCCGCGGGTGGCGGTCTGGGACAAGTGCTTAAAGCGGACGTCATAGCCGCCGCGCTAGATAGCGTGGAGCGGGATGGGCGGCCGCTTTTGTACATGAGCGCCAGGGGTCGTCCCCTCACCCAGGCGCGCGTGCGTGAGTGGAGCAAGGCCCCCGGGATCATCGTCCTGTGCGGCCGCTTCGAGGGGGTGGACCAGCGGGTGCTCGACAGCCGCGGGTTCGAGGAGGTCTCCGTCGGAGACGCGGTTCTCGCCGGTGGCGAGGCGGCGGCGATGGTGGCGATCGAGGCGTGCGTCCGACTGATCCCCGGCGTTCTTGGGGATATCGGCAGCACGAGTGAAGAAAGCTTCGAGGACGGTCTCCTCGAGCATCCGCAGTACACGCGACCGCGGACGTTCGAAGGGCTCGACATCCCCGAGGTGCTGCTGTCCGGCCATCACAAGAAGGTCGGCGAGTGGCGAAAGCTTATGCGTGAAGAAACAACCCGCGAGCGGCGTCCAGATCTCTGGGCAGCGCATCTCGCCAATCAACAGGCAAAGGGCGGCCCTTCTCGCAAGGGGTAAGCCCAGTAGGAGAATTTAAGATGGCTGCGAACATCATCAAGCAACTGGAGCAGGAAGAAGCCCAGCGCCTGCTCGACGCCCGCAAGGTTCCGGAATTCCAACCGGGCGACACCCTGCGCGTCAACGTGAAGATCAAGGAAGGCGACCGCGAGCGCATCCAGGCGTACGAAGGCGTCTGCATCGCCCGTCAAGGCGGCGGCATCCATGAGAGCTTCACCGTCCGTAAGATTTCGTTCGGCGAAGGCGTGGAGCGTCTGTTCCCGCTGCTGTCGCCGAACATCGACAGCATCGAAGTGAAGCGTCGCGGCGTCGTGCGTCGCGCCAAGCTGTACTACCTGCGCGACCGTCGCGGTAAGTCGGCCCGTATCGCCGAGCGTCAGATGAGCAACAGCAAGGAAACGACCGAAGCCTAAGGCTTCGTCGAGACCTGAAGTTCGAAGGGCCCCGGAGCGATCCGGGGCCCTTTTTCTGTTCCGGCTATTCGGCGGGCGCGGTGCTGATGCCGGCGTTGCGGCGGGCGCGGGTCAGGCGAGCGCGGATCTGGGCGTCGCGGACGAAGGCGCCGGGGATCTCGGTCAGGTGGCGCAGGCCGGCCACGGGCGACATGTTGCGCACTACCTGGCGGGCCTGGGACAGGACCTCGGCCCGCATGCGGCGACTGTCGATCTCGCCCTGCTCTCGCACCAGGCTGAGACGGTGAAGCGAATAGAGGCCCAAGATCGCCGCGATCAGGAAGAAGAAGTCCCAGTTGGACAGGCGCAGGGCGCGCACCACCAGCAGGCCGTCGGGGCTGGTCCAGCGCAGGGCGATCTCCAGGGCGCGGACCGAGAAGAAGTCGGCGAACAGACCGCCCAGCACCGGGGCGAGGCCGGCGGCGGCGGACGAGACCATGGCGCTGGCGGCCACATAGGCGGTGGCCGAGCCGCGTGGCGACAGCTTCAGGGCGATGTTGGCGGTGGCCAGGGTGACGCCGGCCGAGGCCAAGCCCATCAGCAGATGCAGGCCGACCAGATAGGCCGCCGCCCAGTTGCGGTCGGCGATCTGCGAGGCGCCGACCATGCCGGCGATGCACAGGATGAAGATCGGCGTGGCGAAGGCCAGGACCGACTTGTTGGAGAACCTGTCCGACAGCAGGCCCCAGGAGCGCAGAGCCACCAAGTTGGCCAACTGACTGGCCACGCTGAGCAGCACCACGAAGGTCATGGAGAAGCCCAGCTGGCGCACGAAGAACACCGTGAAGAACGGCGTCGCCAGGTTGGCCGCGAACTGCCAGCTGGCGAGATATGCGATCAGGCGGCGGAAGTTCACGTCCCGGAACGGGGCGCGCAGCAGGGCGAAGAAGTCGACCTTCTCATGCAGGGCGGGCATGGCCGGCTCGGGCATGCGGGCGACGATCAGGGCGCTGATCATGCCGAACACGCAGCCGACGATGTAGAGGCCGAAGAACGCCCAGCCGCGCAGGGGCGAACCGGGTGCGGCGGCGTCCAGGGCGAAGGCGGCGGCGAGGCCGGCGGCCATGCTGACCAGGGTGGACCAGATGTTGCGCTTGGCGACGATCTCGCCCAGCCGCTGTTCGGGCGCCAGGTCGCGGATCCAGGCGTTCCAGGCGCAGCCTCCCACCGCCCCGGCGGCGCAGTAGACCAGCTGGGCGGCCAGCAGCGCGCCCAGCGACGGCCCGCCGGGGAAGAAGGCCAGCACCGCCATGCCCACCAGCATGGCGCGGCCCAGGACGCTGGAGACCACGGCGATCCGCTTGCGCGTCCGCATCCGCTCGATCAGCACCACGCTGGGCGCCTGGAGGAGCTGGGTCCAGAACGGCAGGGCGGCCAGCAGGCCGATCACCGAGTTGGGCGCCCCCAGATAGAGGGCGAAGGCGGTCAGGATGACGCCGGACGTCATCGCCCCGGTGGTGTTCGAGAAGGCGGACTCGATCACCATCTGGCGGACGCCGCGCTCGCGCGCCTCGTCGGACAGGCTGTCTACGGGGGCCAGGAACATCAAACCGCAGTCTGGTGAGGGAATACGGCCTGAAGAAGCCCCGCCGGGGACGGTTTGTTCCGACAGCCCCGACCAGCACGGCCCTGAGGGGCAAAATGTTGCGCGAAAGCCGCGTCACGACGCCGCTCGACGAAAGATGATGCTCAGGGAACTGGACGAGGCCGCTCCACGGGCCTAAATCGCCGCCATGTCCGGCAAAACCCTCTACGACAAGATCTGGGATGCTCACGTGGTCGCCGAGGACGGCGGCGAGGCCATCCTTTACATCGACCTGCACCTCATCCACGAGGTGACGACGCCCCAGGCCTTCGCCGGCCTTCGCAGCGCCGGCCGCGGCGTGCGCCGCCCCGACCGCACCCTCGCGGTCGCCGATCACAACATCCCGACTGAGGGCCAGGACCTGGGCACCGCCGGGATCACCGATCCGGAAGCCAAGCTGCAGCTGGAGACGCTGGGCGCCAACACCAAGGCCGCCGGGATCGAGTATTTCGGCATGGGCGACATCCGCAACGGCATCGTCCACGTGGTCGGCCCCGAGCAGGGCCGCACCCAGCCGGGCATGACCATCGTCTGCGGCGACAGCCACACCTCGACCCACGGCGCCTTCGGGGCGCTGGCGCACGGCATCGGCACGTCGGAGGTCGAGCACGTCCTGGCGACCCAGAACTCTGCGCCAGAAGAAGTCGAAGAACATGCGGGTGACCTTCACCGGCGCGCCTGCGCCCGGCGTCGGCGCCAAGGACTACGCCCTGGCCATGATCGGCGAGATCGGCACCGGCGGCGGCACCGGCTACGTCATCGAGTATGCGGGCGAGGCCATCGAGACCCTGTCGATGGAGGGCCGCATGACCCTCTGCAACATGACCATCGAGGGCGGCGCCCGCGCCGGCCTGGTGGCGCCCGACCAGATCACCATCGACTATCTGCGCGGCCGCCCGGCGACGCCCAAGGGCGCGGCCTTCGACATGGCCGCCTCCTACTGGAAGACCTTCTTCACCGACGCGGACGCCAGGTTCGACCGCGAGGTGGTGATCGACGTGTCCAAGCTGGTCCCGACCGTGACCTGGGGCACCAGCCCCGAGGACGTCATCGCGGTGACCGACGTGGTGCCCGATCCGGCCACGATTTCCGACGAGACCCGCCGCCTGTCGGCCCAGAAGGCCCTGGACTATATGGGCCTGACCGCCGGCCAGAAGATCACCGAGGCCAAGGTCGACGTGGTGTTCATCGGCTCGTGCACCAACAGCCGCATCGAGGACCTGCGCGAGGCCGCCGGCGTGGTCCAGCACGCCTTCGTCAACGGCCGCATGGTGGCGCCCCACGTGCGGGCCATGGTGGTGCCGGGCTCGGGCCTGGTGCGCGAGCAGGCCGAGGCCGAGGGGCTGGACGCCATGTTCAAGGCCGCCGGCTTTGAATGGCGCGAGCCGGGCTGCTCAATGTGCCTGGGCATGAACCCGGACAAGCTGACCCCGGGCCAGCGCTGCGCCTCGACCTCCAACCGCAACTTCGAGGGCCGCCAGGGCCCCGGCGGGCGCACCCACCTGATGAGCCCGGCCATGGCCGCGGCGGCCGCCATCGCCGGCCATATCGCCGACGTGCGGGAGTTCCTGTGATGCAAGCCTTCACCCGCCTCGACAGCCGCGCCGCGCCGCTGAACCAGACCAACATCGACACCGACCAGATCATCCCCGCCCGCTTCCTGAAGACGGTAGAGCGCGAGGGCCTGGGCAAGGGCCTGTTCCACGCCTTCCGCTATGACGAGACCGGGGCGGAGCGTAGCGACTTCGTGCTGAACCGGCCGGAGTACAAGGGCACGTCGATCCTGGTGGCTGGCGACAATTTCGGCTGCGGGTCGAGCCGCGAACACGCCCCCTGGGCGCTGATGGATTTCGGCATCCGCTGCGTGATCGCGCCCAGCTTCGCCGACATCTTCAACAACAACTGCTTCAACAACGGCCTGCTGCCGATCGTCCTGCCGGTCGATCAGGTGAACGCGCTGATGGACGAGGCCAAGGGCGGCAACCACGTCTTCACCGTGGACCTGGAGGCCCAGACCGTCACCGCGCCGTCGGGCAAGTCCTATGGCTTCGATATCGATCCGGGCCGCAAGGAAAAGCTGCTGAAGGGCCTGGACGCCATCGGCGAGACCCTGCAGCACGCCGGCGACATCGACGTGTTCGAGACCAAGCGCGCCATCGGCCAGCCCTGGCTGGAACAGGCGTAAAGCCGCCTCGCCTCCCCTTCCTTCCTGTTTTCAGCGTTCCCGAGGACCTCTCATGGCCACCCTTCTTCTGCTTCCCGGCGACGGCATCGGCCCCGAGGTCTGCGCGCAGGTGCGCCGCGTGGCGGAGAAGCTGACCCCCGACCTGACCGTCGAGGAGAAGATCTATGGCGGCGTCAGCTATGACGCCCACGGCACGCCGCTGACCGACGACACCCTGAACGCCGCCCTGGCCGCCGACGCGGTGCTGATGGGCGCGGTGGGCGGGCCGCAATGGGCCGACGCCCCGCGCGACAAGCGCCCGGAAGCGGGCCTGCTGGCCTTGCGCAAGGCGATGAACGTCTACGCCAACCTGCGCCCGGCCTATTGCTTCGAGGCGCTGGCCGACGCGTCCAGCCTGAAGTCTGAGCTGGTCTCGGGCCTGGACCTGATCTTCGTGCGCGAATTGGTGGGCGGCGTCTATTTCGGCCAGCCCCGAGGCATCGAGGACCTGGGCGACGGCCAGAAGCGCGGCTTCGACACCCAGACCTACACCACCGCCGAGATCGAGCGCGCCGGGCGCGTCGCCTTCGAGCTGGCGCGCGGCCGCCGCAACAAGGTCCACTCGGCCGAGAAGTCGAACGTGATGGAGAGCGGCCTGCTGTGGAAGCAGGTCATCACCGACCTGCACAAGCGCGAATACGCCGACGTCGAGCTGGAGCACATCCTGGCCGACAACTGCGCCATGCAGCTGGTCCGCGCGCCCAAGCAGTTCGACGTGATCGTCACCGACAACCTGTTCGGCGACATCCTGTCGGACGCCGCCGCCATGCTGACCGGCTCGCTAGGCATGCTGCCGTCGGCGGCGCTGGGCGATCCGGACAAGCCGGGCCTGTACGAGCCGATCCACGGCTCGGCCCCGGATATCGCGGGCAAGGGTCTGGCCAATCCGCTGGCGGCGATCCTGTCCTTCGAGATGGCCCTGCGCTGGTCCCTGAACCGCACGGCGGAGGCCGACCGTCTGACGGCGGCGGTCAACGCCGCCCTGAACGGCGGTGCCCGCACCCGCGACCTGGGCGGCGCCCTGACCACCGCCCAGATGGGCGACGCGGTTCTGGCCGCGCTGTAAAACGACATCAGCCCGCCGTCACCCGTTCCGGATGGCGGCGGCCCGACTGATTAGTCCTGCGTCTCGCCCGACAGCGGCGTGGCGCGCATGGACGGGCGCTCTACAAACCCTTCGAACCAGGCGCTGAGGCGCGGCCGTCCTGGCCTGAAGTCGGGCAGGTCGCGGAAGATCAGCCAGTCGAGGGTCGTGGCGAGCGCGATGTGGCCCACATGCACGCCGGCGTCGGCGTCCAGGGTCTGCTCCAGCCAGTCATAGGTCTCGATCAGCTTTTGGGCGTTGCCCTCCGCCAGCGGCGGATAACGCAGCGCCTCCGGGCGGCGGACAGTCTCCCAGCGCAGGGCGATCCCGGCGTCGGCCATGCCCTGGGCGGCAGCCTGCTGGCGCAGGGCGTTCCAGCGGCCCTCACCGGTCTGAGGAATGAGGCTCCGCCCCTGATGCAGGCCGTCCAGATACTCGCAGATCACGCTGGAATCGAAGATCGGCTCCAGGTCCGGGCGCAGCAGCACCGGCACCTTGCCGAGCGGGTTGCGGGGGAAGACCTCGGCGTTGCGGCGGGTGGGGCTGGTCTCGTGATGCTCGACCGTGATGCGGTCGGCCAGGCCGGCCTCGTGCGCGAAGACCAGGACCTTGCGGGCGTAGGGGGAGTGGGTTTGGTAGAGCAGCTTCATCAACAACAGCCTTTGGTCTGCGCGGCGGGCGACGGCCGCGGCGGCGCCGGAAGAGGTAGGGGACGAGCCACGCGGTTTTGCGGCGTTGTGGGTCGCGTCAGCAGGTTTTTTTGGCAAGGTTTGCGGTCTAGGACGGCGGCATGGAGCTAGATCGTTTCGACCGCCAGTTGCTGAACCTGATCCAGGAGGACGCGGGGCAGACCGCCGACCAGCTGGCCGGGCGCGTGGCGCTGTCCAGCTCGGCGATCCAGCGTCGCCTGCGGCGGCTGCGGGCCGAGGGGGTGATCGTCCGCGAGACGGCCATCCTCGATCCCAAGGCGGTGGGGCGGCCGACCTTCTTCGTCGTCAACCTGCAGGTCGAACGCGAGCGGCCGGAGCTGCTGACCCAGCTTCGCCAATGGCTGAGCGCCGAGGAGCATATCCAGCAGGTCTTCTACGTGACAGGCGAGGCCGACTTCATCCTTGTGGTCAGCGCGCCCGACACCGAGACCTATGACGCGCTGATGGTCCGGCTGATGAGCGAAAACGCCAACGTCAAACGCTTCACCACCAGCGTGGCCCTGAGCGTGGTCAAGCGGGGGCTGACCATTCCGGTGCCCCTGCACCCGACGCCCTAATCAAGGGCGTTCGCGGGCGCGAAGGCTGACCGAGGCGCCGTTTTTCGGCGTGAAGCCTCCGTGGTTCGCCGTCGTTCGACGGAGGCGGCCGTCATGCTTGCGGCATGAACACGCACACCCACGACTTCACCTCCAGCCTCGCGGCCGAGATCGCGGCGGTCTGGGGCGACCTTCAACCCACGCCGCTAGTCCTGCTCGACCCGCTGGCGGAGCGCGCCGGGGTCGGCGTGGTCCTCGCCAAGCTGGAGGGCGAGCGGCCGCTGGGCAGCTTCAAGTCGCTGGGCGGCATGCTGGCCGGCCTTCGCGCCCTGGCGCGCTGCCTGGACCTGCCCGACGTGCAGGCCCTGCTGGCGACGGCCGGAGCAGCGGCGGCGCAGCGGCTGGTCTGCGCCAGCGACGGCAATCACGGACTGTCGGTGGCCGCCGCCGCCCGGCGTGTCGGGGCCTCGGCCACGATCTATCTGCCGGCCTCAGTCGATCCTGTCCGGGCGGAGCGCATCACCGCCATGGGCGGACAGGTCGTCCTGGTCGAGGGGACCTATGACGATGCGGTGGCGCAGGCGGAGCACGCGGCGGCGCGGGGCGAAGGGCTGCTGATCTCCGACACCGCCAGCGATCCGGACAGCCGGGTGGTGCGCGACGTGATGGACGGCTACGGCCTGATCACCGAGGAATTGAATGCGCAGATGGCCGGCGCGCGGCCCACCCACGTCTTCGTCCAGGCGGGGGTCGGCGGACTGGCCGCCGCCCTGGCTAGCGGCTTGCTGGGCGACGGCCGCCTGATCGTGGTCGAGCCCGCCTCCGCCGCCTGTGTCGGCCTGGCCCTGCGTGAGGGACGGCCCATGCCGGTCGAAGGCGGGCTGGAGACGGCGGCGGAGATGCTCTCCTGCGGCCTGGCCTCCGCCCCAGCCCTGCGGCGGCTGCTGGACCACGGGGCGACGGGCGTCGCCGTGGATGAGGCGCAACTGGCGTTGGGCGTTCGGATGTTGCGGGCGGCAGGCGGCCCGGCCGCCACCGCGTCAGGCGCCGCCGGGATCGCCGGCCTGCTGAAGGCCGCCGACGATCCACGGCTTCGCGCCGAACATGGGCTTAGCGGAGACAGCGTGGTGCTGGTGGTGGTCACCGAAGGCGCGCTGACGACGGAGGCCGGCCGATGATCCGCCTTCGCGACACGCTCACCTTCACCGGGCTGCTGGCCCTGCTGATGCTGCTCATTCTCGGCTCGCGGGCGCCATCGCCAGTGAGCTGCGACGAGCAACGCTGGAGCGAGGGATGGATGGCCGCTCCATCCCGATGACGCCCTAACGTTCGCTGTCGAGGTGGGCCATCAGGGCGGGCGCATAGCGCTCGCCGGCCGCCGCGCCCTTCGGCGCCGCGCGTTCCAGGGCGGCCAGGTCCTCGGCCGTCAGAACGACGTCGAGCGCGCCCAGGGCTTCGGACAGGCGATCCCGGCGGCGGGCGCCGATCAGAGGGATGATGTCGTTCCCCTGGGCCGCCACCCAGGCGATGGCGATCTGGGCGACGCTGACGCCCTTGGCGTCGGCCACCGCGCGGATGGCGTCGACCAGGGCCAGGTTGTGGTCGAGGTTCTCGCCCTGGAAGCGGGGCGCCAGGGCGCGGAAGTCGCGGCCCATGTCGCGGTCCTTGGACCAGTGGCCGCTGATCAGGCCCCGCGACAGCACGCCATAGGCGGTCATGTCGATACCCAGTTCGCGCAGGGTCGGCAGGATCCGGTCCTCCAGCCCGCGCGAGATCAGCGAATACTCGATCTGCAGGTCGGTGATCGGGTGGACGGCGGCGGCGCGGCGGATGGTTTCGGCGCCGACCTCGGACAGGCCGATGTGGCGGATGTAGCCGGCCTGGACCATCTCGCTGAGCGCGCCGATGGAGTCCTCGATCGGCACGTCCGGATCGAGGCGCGAGGGGCGATAGACATCGATGTAGTCCACCTGCAGGCGCTTGAGGCTGTAGGCGAGGAAGTTCTTCAGGGCGGCGGGGCGGGAGTCGTAGCCGGCGAAACCGCCAGCCGGATCGCGCAGGGCGCCGGTCTTGACGCTGAGCACGTAGCGGTCGCGGGCGACGCCCTTCAGCGCCTCGGCGATCAGCATCTCGTTGTGGCCCATGCCGTAGAAGTCGCCGGTGTCGATCAGGTTGATCCCGGCGTCGAGGGCGGCGTGGATGGTGGCGATGCTCTCGGCCCGGTCGGTCGGACCGTACATGTCGGACATGCCCATGGCCCCGAGGCCGAAGGCGGAAACTTGCGGGCCGGTGCGGCCGAGGGTGCGGGTCTGCATGGGGAGGCTCCTTGGTGGATGAGCCGACTATGCGCCGCGACCTTTCGTGCGATAATCCGGGTCAGTTTGCACAACCCGTTCGAAATTTCGCACAATGAATGATGTTGATCTCGCCGATCTCGACGCCTTCGCGGCGGTGGCCCGGGCTCGCAGCTTCCGGGGTGCAGCGACCCTGCGCGGGGTGTCCGCCTCCAGCCTGAGCGAGGCGGTGCGGCGGCTGGAGGCGCGACTGGACGTGCGCCTGCTGAACCGCACCACCCGCAGCGTGACGCCGACCGAGGCGGGAGAGCGGCTGCTGACCCGGCTGCGCCCGGCCCTGGGCGAGGTGGCCGGGGCGCTGGAGGAGCTGGGCGCCCTGCGCGCGGAGGGGCCGTCGGGGACCTTGCGGCTGAACGCGCCGACGGTGGTGGCGCGCTTCATCCTGCCGCCCATCGCCTTGCGCTTCATGGCCGCCTATCCCGGCGTGCGGCTGGAGATCATCGGCCAGGACGAGTTCATCGACGTGCTGGCCGCCGGCTATGACGCGGGCATCCGCTATGACGAGCGGCTGGAGAAGGACATGATCGCTCTGCCCATCGGGCCGCGCGAACAGAGGTTCGCCGTCGTCGCGTCTCCCGCCTATCTGGCCGCCCACGGGACGCCGCGCCATCCGCGCGAGCTGCTGGACCACGCCTGCATCCGCCACCGGTTCCTGAGCGGGCTGTCGCCGGCCTGGGAGTTCTCCAACGGCAAGGAGATGTTCCGCGTCGCGCCGCAGGGGCCGCTGGTCACCAACAGTCCGGAGATGCACCTGGCCGCCGTCGAGGCAGGCCTGGGGCTGTCCTATCTGTTCGCCGAGATGGTCGCGCCGCGGATCGCCTCGGGCGCCCTGGTGGAGATCCTGCCGGAGTGGTCGGAGCGGTTCACCGGGCCGCGCCTGTACTACCAGTCGCGCCGGCACATGCCGCCGGCCCTGCGGGCGTTCATCGACTTCCTCCGCGCCGAGCGGTGAGCTTTTCGAATCCGGCGATCAGGGTTAAGAACAGAGCATGAACTTCGCCATCCCCTTCGCCGCCGCCGTCGTGCTCGCCCTCGCCTTCCTCGCCTGGGCGCTGATGGAGCGGATGCGGGCCGGGCGCGCCGACGACCGCGCCTT contains the following coding sequences:
- a CDS encoding Lrp/AsnC family transcriptional regulator: MELDRFDRQLLNLIQEDAGQTADQLAGRVALSSSAIQRRLRRLRAEGVIVRETAILDPKAVGRPTFFVVNLQVERERPELLTQLRQWLSAEEHIQQVFYVTGEADFILVVSAPDTETYDALMVRLMSENANVKRFTTSVALSVVKRGLTIPVPLHPTP
- a CDS encoding pyridoxal-phosphate dependent enzyme; amino-acid sequence: MNTHTHDFTSSLAAEIAAVWGDLQPTPLVLLDPLAERAGVGVVLAKLEGERPLGSFKSLGGMLAGLRALARCLDLPDVQALLATAGAAAAQRLVCASDGNHGLSVAAAARRVGASATIYLPASVDPVRAERITAMGGQVVLVEGTYDDAVAQAEHAAARGEGLLISDTASDPDSRVVRDVMDGYGLITEELNAQMAGARPTHVFVQAGVGGLAAALASGLLGDGRLIVVEPASAACVGLALREGRPMPVEGGLETAAEMLSCGLASAPALRRLLDHGATGVAVDEAQLALGVRMLRAAGGPAATASGAAGIAGLLKAADDPRLRAEHGLSGDSVVLVVVTEGALTTEAGR
- a CDS encoding aldo/keto reductase; amino-acid sequence: MQTRTLGRTGPQVSAFGLGAMGMSDMYGPTDRAESIATIHAALDAGINLIDTGDFYGMGHNEMLIAEALKGVARDRYVLSVKTGALRDPAGGFAGYDSRPAALKNFLAYSLKRLQVDYIDVYRPSRLDPDVPIEDSIGALSEMVQAGYIRHIGLSEVGAETIRRAAAVHPITDLQIEYSLISRGLEDRILPTLRELGIDMTAYGVLSRGLISGHWSKDRDMGRDFRALAPRFQGENLDHNLALVDAIRAVADAKGVSVAQIAIAWVAAQGNDIIPLIGARRRDRLSEALGALDVVLTAEDLAALERAAPKGAAAGERYAPALMAHLDSER
- a CDS encoding LysR family transcriptional regulator, which codes for MNDVDLADLDAFAAVARARSFRGAATLRGVSASSLSEAVRRLEARLDVRLLNRTTRSVTPTEAGERLLTRLRPALGEVAGALEELGALRAEGPSGTLRLNAPTVVARFILPPIALRFMAAYPGVRLEIIGQDEFIDVLAAGYDAGIRYDERLEKDMIALPIGPREQRFAVVASPAYLAAHGTPRHPRELLDHACIRHRFLSGLSPAWEFSNGKEMFRVAPQGPLVTNSPEMHLAAVEAGLGLSYLFAEMVAPRIASGALVEILPEWSERFTGPRLYYQSRRHMPPALRAFIDFLRAER